A region of Streptomyces halobius DNA encodes the following proteins:
- a CDS encoding serine hydrolase domain-containing protein — translation MTMCVPCAASAGAARPAPSSAAARGRSAVRAVQAALTALALTACTAQVHVIRVVPAGTAERTPATTARALHQLVDDGAPGAASLITREGRSGASRFSTAGVADVRSGRRMGVADHFRAGSLTKPLVATVVLQLVAEGELSLSDTVAAHLPPGVPTTGKGGGDLRKVTIRQLLDHTSGLFNYTEDPRLSRQLAGTGFDAHRYDSHPPAELLRIALSHPPSAARGAPGAVPRSPEGRSRKGRGRAPSGSRGSAPFAYSNTNYLVLGLVIEAVTGHPYATEIRRRIPVGLDSTSFPGTDPTLPKPHGRAYAQIGDRRVDATSLDPSRAGAAGEMITTLGDLNRFFSALLGGRLLPPRQMAQLRGEKRADGTYGLGLYSTELPCGVTVWGHNGDINGSYVQSAGTADGRHLVSYRVNTDALTDPGHGTAVLTAEFCAARRRR, via the coding sequence ATGACGATGTGCGTGCCGTGTGCCGCCTCGGCCGGTGCCGCCCGGCCGGCTCCGTCGTCGGCCGCCGCCCGCGGCCGGAGTGCGGTGCGCGCCGTCCAGGCCGCTCTGACCGCATTGGCCCTGACGGCCTGTACGGCTCAGGTCCACGTCATCCGGGTGGTCCCGGCGGGGACGGCGGAGCGGACGCCCGCCACGACGGCGCGTGCGCTGCACCAACTGGTCGACGACGGGGCGCCGGGCGCCGCCTCGCTGATCACCCGCGAGGGCCGCTCCGGCGCCTCACGCTTCTCGACGGCGGGCGTGGCGGATGTGCGCAGCGGCCGCCGGATGGGCGTGGCGGACCACTTCCGGGCCGGCAGTCTCACCAAACCGCTGGTCGCGACCGTCGTCCTGCAGCTTGTCGCGGAGGGAGAACTGTCGCTGAGCGACACCGTGGCCGCGCATCTGCCGCCGGGCGTGCCGACAACCGGGAAGGGCGGCGGCGATCTGCGGAAGGTAACGATCCGCCAGCTCCTGGACCATACGAGTGGTTTGTTCAACTACACCGAGGATCCCCGGCTCTCCCGCCAGCTGGCCGGCACGGGTTTCGACGCCCACCGCTACGACAGCCACCCCCCGGCCGAGCTGCTGCGCATCGCCCTCAGCCATCCGCCGTCGGCTGCACGGGGCGCACCGGGCGCGGTCCCGCGTAGCCCCGAAGGCAGGAGCCGCAAAGGCAGGGGAAGAGCCCCCAGCGGTAGCCGGGGGAGTGCCCCCTTTGCCTACTCCAACACCAACTACCTCGTGCTCGGCCTGGTCATCGAGGCGGTCACCGGGCACCCGTACGCCACGGAGATACGCCGCCGCATCCCCGTCGGGCTCGACAGCACTTCCTTCCCCGGGACCGATCCGACGCTGCCCAAGCCGCACGGCCGCGCCTATGCGCAGATCGGCGACCGCCGGGTGGACGCCACCTCCCTGGACCCCAGCCGGGCCGGTGCCGCGGGCGAGATGATCACCACTCTCGGCGACCTCAACCGGTTCTTCTCCGCGCTGCTCGGCGGGAGGCTGCTGCCGCCGCGCCAGATGGCCCAGCTGCGCGGCGAGAAACGCGCCGACGGCACGTACGGCCTCGGCCTGTACTCCACAGAGCTGCCCTGCGGCGTCACGGTCTGGGGCCACAACGGCGACATCAACGGCTCGTACGTGCAGAGCGCGGGCACCGCCGACGGCCGGCACCTCGTCAGCTATCGGGTGAACACCGACGCCCTCACCGACCCGGGCCACGGCACGGCGGTACTGACCGCGGAGTTCTGCGCCGCACGGCGCCGCCGCTAG